One genomic segment of Mangifera indica cultivar Alphonso chromosome 6, CATAS_Mindica_2.1, whole genome shotgun sequence includes these proteins:
- the LOC123219351 gene encoding NADP-specific glutamate dehydrogenase-like, whose translation MLLPVGGLGMNSTMDDMNLIQQAQRHHLVVRELGEEIDLEIGPGDDDPSFANTPLMGGPREPTADEHDDTKQMAMVSQLPNDDQDMSKTQPAKRKKKVVKRWREEWADTYKWAYVDVKEGTPRIFCSICREYGRKHRRNPYGNEGSRNMQMSALEEHNNSLLHKEALRLQMASKDKIIVDKPIYVKALMSKTAGSIVEAALKRDPHEVEFIQSVQEAVHALERVIAKNSHYVNIMERLLEPERMIVFRVPWVDDRGETHVSRGFRVQFNQALGPCRGGIRFHPSVNLSIAKFLGFEQTLKNALSPYKLGGAAGGSDFDPKGKSDNEIMRFCQSFMNEIYRYLGPDKDLPSEEMGVGTREMGYLFGQYRRLAGHFQGSFTGPRIFWSGSSLRTEATGYGLVFFAQLILADMNKELKGLRCSVSGSGKIAMHVLEKLVAYGAVPITVSDSKGYLVDEDGFDYMKITFLRDIKAQQRSLRDYSKTYARSKYYDEAKPWSERCDVAFPCASQNEIDQSDAINLVNSGCRILVEGSNMPCTPEAVDVLRKANVLTAPAMAAGAGGVVAGELELNHECNLMHWSPEDFESKLQEAMKQTYQRALKAATDFGYQKENPEALVHGAVISAFLTIAQAMTDQGCV comes from the exons ATGTTGCTACCGGTCGGTGGATTAGGAATGAATTCCACTATGGATGATATGAACTTGATTCAGCAGGCACAAAGGCACCACCTGGTTGTGAGAGAGCTTGGAGAGGAGATTGATCTGGAAATTGGACCAGGGGATGATGACCCATCATTTGCCAATACTCCTCTCATGGGTGGCCCTCGTGAACCAACTGCTGACGAGCATGATGATACCAAGCAGATGGCAATGGTTTCTCAACTCCCCAATGATGATCAAGACATGTCAAAGACGCAACCAgcaaagaggaagaaaaaagtGGTGAAAAGGTGGAGGGAGGAATGGGCTGATACCTACAAGTGGGCTTATGTTGATGTGAAAGAAGGAACACCCAGGATATTCTGCTCCATTTGCAGAGAGTATGGTAGGAAGCATAGAAGGAATCCTTATGGGAATGAGGGTAGTCGGAACATGCAGATGAGTGCACTTGAAGAACACAACAACAGTTTACTTCACAAAGAGGCTCTTCGACTTCAGATGGCATCcaaggataaaattattgttgACAAACCTATTTATGTAAAAG CTCTTATGTCAAAAACGGCTGGATCAATTGTCGAAGCTGCATTGAAAAGGGATCCTCATGAGGTCGAGTTCATACAATCTGTGCAAGAAGCTGTCCATGCTTTAGAAAGAGTGATTGCAAAAAATTCCCA ttaCGTCAATATCATGGAGCGGCTGTTAGAGCCAGAGCGCATGATTGTTTTCCGAGTTCCATGGGTGGATGACAGGGGTGAGACTCATGTTAGTCGAGGCTTTCGGGTACAATTTAACCAGGCATTGGGTCCATGCAGGGGTGGTATCCGCTTTCATCCTTCAGTGAACTTAAGCATTGCCAAATTTCTTGGTTTTGAGCAG ACGTTAAAGAATGCTTTATCACCATACAAACTTGGAGGGGCAGCAGGTGGAAGTGATTTTGATCCTAAAGGAAAAAGTGATAATGAG ATCATGCGCTTTTGCCAAAGTTTCATGAATGAGATCTATAGATATCTGGGTCCCGACAAG GACCTTCCATCAGAAGAGATGGGTGTTGGCACTCGAGAGATGGGGTATCTCTTTGGGCAATATAGACGTCTTGCTGGTCATTTTCAG GGAAGTTTTACAGGGCCAAGGATATTTTGGTCTGGTTCTAGCCTTCGAACTGAAGCAACTGGCTATGGTCTg GTTTTCTTTGCCCAGCTTATTCTTGCAGACATGAATAAGGAGCTCAAGGGACTGAG ATGTAGTGTAAGTGGATCTGGAAAAATTGCCATGCATGTTCTAGAAAAGCTTGTTGCCTATGGTGCTGTCCCCATTACCGTGTCag ATTCAAAAGGATATTTGGTGGATGAGGATGGATTTGACTacatgaaaataacatttttgagGGATATAAAAGCTCAGCAGAGAAGTTTGag AGACTACTCAAAGACATATGCTCGGTCTAAGTACTATGATGAAGCAAAACCTTGGAGTGAAAGGTGTGATGTTGCATTTCCTTGTGCTTCTCAGAATGAAATAGATCAGTCTGATGCCATTAATTTGGTTAATTCAGGTTGTCGTATACTTGTAGAAG GTTCAAATATGCCGTGTACCCCTGAGGCGGTTGATGTTCTGCGAAAAGCTAATGTGCTTACTGCACCTGCCATGGCTGCTGGTGCTGGAGGG GTTGTTGCTGGTGAACTTGAATTAAACCATGAGTGCAATTTGATGCACTGGTCACCTGAGGACTTCGAATCTAAATTACAG GAAGCAATGAAGCAGACATACCAGAGAGCCCTAAAAGCAGCAACTGATTTTGGCTATCAGAAAGAGAATCCAGA GGCTTTAGTACATGGAGCAGTTATCTCAGCTTTTCTGACTATTGCACAAGCTATGACTGATCAAGGGTGTGTATAG
- the LOC123218628 gene encoding dof zinc finger protein DOF3.1-like, whose product MQDPTFQAMKPHFPELEQLKCPRCDSTNTKFCYYNNYNLSQPRHFCKNCRRYWTKGGALRNIPVGGGTRKNTTKKRQKPDPDPSRINPTRKSQEPSHSHTQSLLGPTSSQAAGGVCDGSNEDAGRIYGFPVDQDHKMLDISGSFSSLLASNGGLGIVLDGLNPNDSGLKMVQMGGFGESYNSGASSGRVSGLNLQGDNNGGGGENYMQSGGSGRGAGGDSSCWSVGGNGWPDLSIYTPGPNYQ is encoded by the coding sequence ATGCAAGATCCAACGTTCCAGGCAATGAAGCCGCATTTTCCAGAGCTTGAGCAGCTCAAATGTCCGCGCTGTGACTCCACCAACACCAAGTTTTGTTACTACAACAACTACAATCTCTCTCAGCCGCGCCACTTCTGCAAGAATTGCCGCCGTTACTGGACCAAAGGTGGCGCACTTAGAAACATCCCCGTAGGCGGTGGTACCCGCAAGAACACCACCAAGAAACGCCAGAAGCCTGATCCTGATCCCTCCCGGATCAACCCGACCCGGAAATCTCAAGAGCCGTCGCACTCACACACGCAGTCATTACTGGGGCCTACTTCTTCGCAGGCAGCGGGCGGGGTTTGTGACGGTTCGAACGAGGACGCGGGGAGGATATACGGATTCCCCGTGGATCAGGATCATAAGATGCTGGACATTTCAGGGAGCTTCAGCTCGCTCCTGGCGTCGAATGGTGGGCTGGGAATTGTCTTGGATGGGTTGAACCCAAATGATTCGGGTTTAAAAATGGTGCAAATGGGTGGCTTTGGCGAGAGTTATAATTCAGGTGCTAGTTCGGGTCGGGTGTCCGGGTTGAATCTCCAGGGCGATaataatggtggtggtggtgagaATTACATGCAAAGTGGCGGCAGTGGTAGAGGTGCGGGTGGTGATTCCAGCTGTTGGAGTGTTGGTGGCAATGGGTGGCCTGATCTTTCTATTTACACCCCAGGTCCTAATTAtcaatag